A DNA window from Verrucomicrobiia bacterium contains the following coding sequences:
- the mutT gene encoding 8-oxo-dGTP diphosphatase MutT has product MNSASESDPSALPAAGSGEHRRIIEVAAGLIFRDGKLLITQRHPDAHLGGLWEFPGGKREPGETFEACLRRELREELGCDVEVLELVESLTHAYPEKTVHLRFHRCRWLAREPRPLECAAVRWVTREELSRFQFPAADARLLQCLQQPAAWWE; this is encoded by the coding sequence ATGAATTCTGCATCTGAATCCGATCCGTCCGCCCTCCCGGCTGCCGGCTCCGGGGAGCATCGACGGATCATTGAAGTCGCCGCCGGGCTCATCTTCCGGGACGGGAAACTGCTCATCACCCAACGGCACCCGGACGCGCACCTGGGCGGTTTGTGGGAGTTTCCCGGGGGCAAGCGCGAGCCGGGTGAAACGTTTGAAGCCTGTCTGCGGCGCGAACTGCGCGAGGAACTGGGATGCGATGTGGAAGTTCTTGAACTCGTCGAATCCCTCACGCACGCCTATCCCGAAAAGACGGTCCACCTGCGCTTCCACCGTTGCCGCTGGCTGGCGCGCGAACCTCGCCCCTTGGAATGTGCGGCGGTCCGCTGGGTGACGCGCGAGGAACTGTCCCGCTTCCAATTCCCGGCGGCCGACGCCCGGCTGCTCCAATGCTTGCAGCAGCCCGCAGCGTGGTGGGAGTAG